One genomic window of Ziziphus jujuba cultivar Dongzao chromosome 4, ASM3175591v1 includes the following:
- the LOC107416697 gene encoding UDP-glycosyltransferase 71A16-like: MKKAELVFIPTPAMGHLVSTVEFAKLLVTRNHQLFITILLTKVPFDSKVEYYIDSLSASSSISQRISFIVLPYQEHTSIDANPLVFITSFMEDKKPHVKNALSNHFHHSKEAAATGSDSPRLAGLVVDMFSTAMIDVANELGVPSYVYFTSGAGYLGLLFQLLSIDATVLYKKDFSTSTTELISSSFENPVPVSVLPDIFLEKVSAEIVVSHARKIRETKGVVVNTFMELESHAIHSLLLDGTYPSLYPIGPIISLKSNNFSDAGYSRSDILNWLDEQPPSSVLFLCFGSTGSFSENQVEEISTALENCGIRFLWSLRQPPLKENKEFLPCDYEDPKQVLSQEFLDRTARIGKIIGWAPQVDILSHGAIGGFVSHCGWNSILESIWFGVPIAAWPVEAEQQLNAFQLVKELGLAVEIKLDYRNNTSLYDQNEDGIVSAQQIELGIKRLMGLDNEARNKIKLMSEKCKKALKDGGSSHSSLNNLIKAVMDV, encoded by the coding sequence atgaagaaagctGAGTTGGTTTTCATCCCTACTCCGGCGATGGGCCACCTTGTGTCCACAGTAGAGTTTGCAAAGCTACTTGTCACTAGAAATCATCAACTTTTTATCACAATACTGCTCACCAAGGTGCCCTTCGATTCCAAGGTCGAATACTACATCGATTCCCTTTCAGCTTCCTCTTCAATCTCACAACGCATCAGCTTCATCGTTCTCCCATATCAAGAACATACCAGTATAGATGCCAATCCTCTGGTCTTCATTACTTCATTCATGGAGGATAAAAAACCCCATGTCAAAAACGCTCTCAGCAACCATTTTCATCATTCCAAAGAGGCGGCCGCGACGGGTTCCGACTCGCCTCGACTCGCCGGTTTGGTCGTCGACATGTTCAGCACGGCGATGATAGACGTGGCTAATGAATTGGGTGTGCCTTCGTATGTGTATTTCACATCCGGTGCAGGTTATCTGGGTCTACTATTCCAACTCCTAAGCATAGACGCCACCGTATTATACAAGAAAGACTTTAGCACCAGCACCACCGAGTTAATCTCCTCGAGCTTCGAGAACCCGGTACCGGTCAGTGTCTTGCCggatatatttttggaaaaggtTAGTGCTGAAATAGTGGTGAGTCATGCTAGAAAGATTAGAGAAACAAAAGGCGTTGTGGTAAATACATTCATGGAGTTAGAATCCCATGCCATTCATTCTTTATTACTTGATGGAACTTACCCTTCATTGTATCCTATTGGACCTATCATAAGCTTGAAGAGTAACAATTTTAGCGATGCGGGATATTCACGATCGGATATATTGAATTGGCTTGATGAACAACCTCCTTCATCTGTATTATTCTTATGCTTTGGAAGCACAGGAAGTTTCAGCGAAAATCAGGTAGAAGAGATTTCAACCGCGCTTGAGAATTGTGGGATCAGATTCTTATGGTCTTTACGCCAGCCTCCATTAAAGGAGAACAAGGAATTCTTACCATGTGACTATGAAGATCCAAAACAAGTACTTTCTCAAGAGTTTCTCGATCGAACGGCTAGGATAGGGAAGATCATAGGATGGGCTCCACAAGTTGATATTCTTTCACATGGGGCAATCGGAGGGTTTGTGTCGCATTGTGGATGGAATTCTATATTGGAGAGCATATGGTTTGGAGTGCCTATTGCTGCTTGGCCAGTTGAAGCAGAGCAACAATTGAATGCATTTCAATTGGTAAAGGAGTTGGGATTAGCTGTGGAAATTAAATTGGACTATAGGAATAATACTAGCCTTTATGACCAAAATGAGGATGGGATTGTTAGTGCCCAACAGATAGAACTTGGTATAAAGAGGTTAATGGGGCTTGACAATGAAGCAAGGAATAAGATAAAATTGATGAGTGAGAAATGCAAAAAGGCGTTAAAGGATGGTGGATCCTCGCATTCATCGTTGAACAATTTGATTAAAGCTGTAATGGATGTATAG
- the LOC107416695 gene encoding putative UDP-glucose flavonoid 3-O-glucosyltransferase 3 encodes MKKAQLVFVPSPGIGHLATTVEFAKLLVSQHDGLFITMFIMNLPYDSKAGAYIDSLIASSSIDPRISFFNLPQVDMDTGIKPMLFLVSFIEKQKLHVREAVHRLIAQSDSPRLAGFVVDMFCTTMIDVANEFGVPTYAFFTSNAGFLGLMLHFQQLRDEKVVDTAELKNDLETELVVPSFVNRVPVKVLPDVILDENRVDYVFNFFRRIRETKGILVNTFVDLESHAVHSFSDGETPTVHPVGPILNLKVDDQNEIVKWLDDQPESSVVFLCFGSMGYFSERQVREIASAIEQSGFRFIWALRKPPPKGKINFPSEYEDFREVLPDEFFDRTAEIGKVIGWAPQVTILSHKAIGGFVSHCGWNSILESLWYGVPIATWPFQAEQQLNAFEMVKELGLAVEITLDYKRDLSGEDNKIVLSAKEIEEGLRKVMEHDSDIRKKVKIISEKSRKALSSGGSSHSSLHRLINDVMDL; translated from the coding sequence atgaaaaaagctCAGCTTGTTTTCGTACCCTCACCGGGTATAGGCCATCTAGCAACCACAGTAGAGTTTGCAAAGCTTCTTGTTTCTCAACACGATGGACTTTTCATCACGATGTTCATCATGAATCTACCTTATGATTCTAAAGCCGGAGCTTACATCGATTCCCTCATCGCTTCCTCCTCCATTGATCCTCGTATCAGCTTCTTCAACCTCCCTCAAGTTGATATGGACACCGGTATCAAACCTATGTTATTCTTGGTTTCCTTCATTGAGAAACAGAAACTCCATGTTCGAGAAGCTGTTCATAGACTCATCGCTCAGTCCGACTCGCCTCGACTCGCTGGGTTCGTCGTCGACATGTTCTGCACGACGATGATAGACGTAGCCAATGAATTCGGGGTTCCTACTTATGCGTTCTTCACTTCCAATGCTGGGTTTCTTGGCCTCATGCTTCATTTCCAACAGCTTCGTGATGAGAAGGTCGTCGACACTGCTGAGTTGAAGAACGATTTAGAAACTGAGTTGGTCGTTCCGAGTTTTGTCAATCGGGTACCCGTTAAGGTCCTGCCCGATGTGATTCTGGACGAGAATCGGGTTGACTACGTATTTAACTTTTTCCGAAGGATTAGGGAAACCAAGGGTATTTTGGTGAATACATTTGTGGATCTGGAATCGCATGCGGTGCACTCTTTTTCTGATGGTGAAACTCCTACAGTGCACCCCGTGGGACCCATTCTGAACCTGAAGGTTGATGATCAGAATGAGATCGTCAAGTGGCTTGATGATCAGCCCGAATCATCTGTGGTGTTCCTGTGCTTCGGAAGCATGGGATATTTTAGCGAGAGACAAGTGAGAGAGATTGCTTCAGCAATTGAGCAAAGTGGGTTTAGATTCATTTGGGCCCTACGTAAACCTCCACCAAAGGGCAAGATCAATTTCCCGAGTGAATATGAAGATTTCAGAGAGGTTTTGCCTGATGAGTTCTTCGATCGAACGGCTGAGATTGGGAAGGTGATAGGTTGGGCTCCACAAGTGACAATCCTATCCCATAAAGCCATAGGTGGGTTTGTTTCTCATTGTGGGTGGAATTCTATACTGGAGAGTCTATGGTATGGTGTGCCAATTGCCACGTGGCCATTTCAAGCTGAGCAACAATTGAATGCGTTCGAGATGGTGAAGGAGTTGGGATTAGCGGTGGAGATTACGCTAGACTATAAAAGAGATTTGAGTGGTGAggataataaaattgttttgagTGCAAAAGAGATTGAAGAAGGGTTAAGAAAGGTGATGGAGCATGACAGCGATATAAGGAAGAAAGTAAAGATCATCAGTGAGAAAAGTAGAAAAGCCTTGAGCAGTGGTGGGTCCTCACACTCTTCATTGCACCGTTTGATCAATGACGTGATGGACTTGTAG
- the LOC107416698 gene encoding LOW QUALITY PROTEIN: UDP-glycosyltransferase 71A16-like (The sequence of the model RefSeq protein was modified relative to this genomic sequence to represent the inferred CDS: inserted 1 base in 1 codon), producing the protein MNKLAQLVFIPSPGIGHLASTVKIAKLLVALDDRLSITVLVMNLPLDTKIGAHTKSLSSSSSLSQRIKFIDLQLDTNMDTQAKPMDFLVSFIENHKPQVRNAVHKLTQPDSGSHDPAPLAGFVIDMFCTTTIDVANEFGVPTYMFFTSNAGFLGLLLNLQHLRDDNKLDTTELVNGPDAELVIPSFINPVPVKVLPSVVLDQLAATHMFNIVSRXKETKGILVNSFVELESHAVNSLIDGKTPGVYPVGPMLNLDCADQNSDIIKWLDDQPVSSVVFLCFGSMGHFGESQAKEIARALEHSGIRFLWSLRQPPQKDKIALPSDYTDFKLVLPQEFFDRTAEVGKVIGWAPQVSVLSHPAIGGFVSHCGWNSIMESLWYGVPIATWPLYAEQQLNAFEMVKELGLAVEIKLDYRRDFSNWDDEMVAVSAQEIEEGLRKLMKNDSDVRKRVKEVSEMSKKALMNGGSSYSSLHRLINDIIDNMP; encoded by the exons ATGAACAAACTAGCACAGCTTGTTTTCATTCCCTCACCAGGGATTGGCCATCTTGCTTCAACGGTTAAGATTGCAAAGCTCCTAGTCGCTCTAGATGATCGACTTTCCATTACAGTGTTGGTCATGAATCTACCATTGGACACAAAAATCGGAGCCCATACCAAGTCtctttcttcatcatcttccttgTCCCAACGTATCAAATTTATTGACCTCCAACTAGATACTAATATGGATACCCAAGCCAAACCCATggattttcttgtttctttcattGAGAATCACAAACCCCAAGTTCGAAATGCTGTTCACAAACTCACTCAGCCTGACTCGGGCTCCCACGACCCAGCTCCGCTCGCTGGGTTTGTCATTGACATGTTCTGCACCACAACGATAGACGTAGCCAATGAATTTGGGGTCCCTACCTACATGTTCTTCACCTCCAATGCTGGGTTTCTCGGCCTTTTGCTCAATCTCCAACACCTTCGTGATGATAATAAGCTTGACACCACTGAGTTGGTGAACGGTCCAGATGCTGAGTTAGTAATTCCGAGTTTCATCAATCCGGTTCCCGTTAAAGTCCTGCCCAGTGTGGTTCTGGACCAGCTGGCGGCAACCCATATGTTCAACATTGTCAGTC TCAAAGAAACGAAGGGTATTTTGGTCAATTCATTCGTGGAGCTGGAATCCCATGCGGTGAACTCTCTAATTGATGGTAAAACTCCAGGAGTGTACCCCGTGGGACCCATGTTGAACTTGGACTGTGCTGATCAGAATTCTGATATCATCAAGTGGCTTGATGATCAGCCAGTTTCATCGGTAGTGTTCTTGTGCTTTGGCAGCATGGGACACTTTGGAGAAAGTCAAGCCAAAGAGATTGCACGTGCGCTGGAGCACAGTGGAATACGTTTCCTATGGTCGTTACGTCAACCGCCTCAGAAGGATAAGATTGCTCTGCCAAGTGATTACACAGATTTTAAGCTGGTTTTGCCGCAAGAGTTTTTTGATCGGACTGCTGAGGTTGGAAAAGTAATAGGTTGGGCCCCACAGGTGTCAGTTCTGTCTCATCCGGCCATTGGAGGATTTGTATCACATTGCGGTTGGAATTCTATAATGGAGAGCCTATGGTATGGTGTGCCTATTGCCACGTGGCCGCTTTATGCGGAGCAACAATTGAATGCATTTGAGATGGTGAAGGAGCTGGGATTAGCGGTCGAGATTAAGCTGGATTATAGAAGAGATTTCAGTAATTGGGACGATGAAATGGTGGCTGTCAGTGCACAAGAGATTGAGGAAGGGCTGAGGAAATTGATGAAGAATGATAGTGATGTAAGAAAAAGGGTAAAAGAGGTAAGTGAAATGAGCAAGAAGGCCTTGATGAATGGTGGTTCCTCTTACTCTTCCTTACACCGTCTGATCAATGATATCATAGACAACATGCCCTGA
- the LOC132803523 gene encoding uncharacterized protein LOC132803523 has product MLFYLTTLGLARFLIEDEPPSDEKSDKKTLMAVDAWKNSDYLCRNYILNGLSDAMYGVYCGMKSAKEPWETLDGKYKTENTAPKRMFINETFQVAAMIKKLPPSWGDFRNYLKHKRNEMDMEALIGKIRIEDDNRRSDRRFMKAGIKANIIKHGSSSKNKKKPGKSFKLRPKEGISKKAKFQGKCFNCHKMGHRAADCRLPKRKRNIETTMMEHITREVDEIDLSAVVSEVNLVGSNPRKWWIGTGATSTCVQIEACSPPSNQRQMKKLFMGNSAYSKIQREGKIVLKMTFGKDLTLNNSFPNMNFLILNEGRQEQHGFDSRVHNNLREVDGVDKRCPRMEEEAIRESML; this is encoded by the exons ATGCTGTTCTACTTGACTACTCTAGGCCTTGCGAGGTTCCTAATTGAGGACGAACCACCAAGTGATGAAAAGAGTGACAAAAAAACTTTGATGGCAGTGGATGCATGGAAGAATTCCGATTATTTATGTCGAAATTATATCCTGAATGGCCTATCTGATGCCATGTACGGAGTGTATTGTGGCATGAAATCAGCAAAAGAGCCGTGGGAAACTCTGGACGGGAAATACAAGACTGAGAATACAGCGCCCAAAA GGATGTTCATTAATGAAACCTTTCAAGTTGCTGCAATGATTAAGAAGCTGCCTCCTAGTTGGGGAGACTTCAGAAATTATCTTAAGCACAAGAGAAATGAAATGGACATGGAGGCTCTTATTGGAAAGATTCGAATAGAAGATGACAATAGGAGGTCTGATAGAAGATTCATGAAGGCTGGAATAAAGGCTAATATTATAAAGCATGGTAGtagctccaagaacaagaagaaacctGGAAAGAGTTTCAAGTTAAGGCCTAAAGAAGGCATCTCCAAGAAGGCTAAGTTCCAAGGAAAATGTTTCAATTGTCACAAAATGGGTCACAGAGCGGCGGATTGTAGACTGccgaagagaaagaggaacataGAGACAACgatgatggagcacatcacaaGAGAGGTAGATGAAATTGACCTAAGCGCTGTTGTCTCTGAGGTGAACCTAGTGGGTTCTAATCCAAGAAAATGGTGGATAGGTACAGGTGCAACCTCCACGTGTGTGCAGATAGAAGCATGTTCacctccttcgaaccaaaggcaaatgaagaagttgttcatgggaaATTCTGCATATTCAAAAATCCAAAGGGAAGGCAAGAttgtcctgaagatgacctTTGGGAAGGATCTGACTttgaataat AGCTTCCCAAACATGAATTTTCTGATTCTCAATGAAGGAAGGCAAGAACAACATGGGTTTGATTCCCGTGTCCATAATAACTTGCGGGAGGTTGACGGAGTTGATAAACGTTGTCCTCGGATGGAGGAGGAAGCGATAAGAGAATCGATGTTATAA